CCGGCGGCGCTTCCGACGGCGTGCGTCGACGGTGCGACGAACTGACGGTTGCCGCCGGCAAGGCTCCGATACGAGGCGAGGGACGGTTGTGTGGGCACCTCGAGGTAGTCTCCGGCGTCGAAGTCCGGTGCGCCCGTGAACGCGTGGCCGCTGATGACGTTGACACCGTCGACGCCGACCATCACCAGGAACGGATGTAGGTGCGGTGAGGAGAAGTCGAGCCAGGTGGCCTCCGACTGCCACATGGGGATGGTCGCGTGCGCGTCGCCGTCGGGTGAACCCTGAGCGAGGCGGAGGGCGCCATGGCCGCCGACCGCGCCGGGCCGTCCGACCGGGTCCGGGGTGCGCAGAGCCCGCTGAAACGTGACGTGCAACCGCGCGTCGCGACCCAGTTCGGGAAAGGTGATCGTGAGTGCGCCGCGATCCGTGGTGATGGCCATGTGAGGGCTCCGATCGATGACTGAACCGCTGAGGGTTGCCTAACCGATTGAACGCCTCATCTGGCCGCGGTGCGATGCTCCGCGTCGAAAATCGTCCGCGCAGACTACGTGCAGAGGTGTTGTCGGTACCGATTTGCCTGAGTCACTTGGCCGGTGAGCTGCGATCCGCGGCGTCGTCGTCGGACAGCACGACGACGCGCAGCGCCGCCCGCAGGTTGTGCGTGGTCGCCTTCCAGGCTTCGGCTTCATGGCGGCACGCGTCGGCCTCGGCCGGGTCCGACGCGGCGGCCGCGTCGACCGCCGACCGCCGCCAGGTGAGGTGCTGCTCCTCGCTGGTGTTGATGTACGAGAGGATGTCGGCCTGGCTGTACCGGCAGATCTTGGCGACCTCGCGGGCGGACAGCGAGCGGCCGTCGGGGTCGAGTTCGAGCAGTGTCTGCAGAGCGTCGGGGAAACGGCCGTCGTTCCTCGCGGTCAGTGGTGCGTCCTCACCGACCTTGGCGATGACCGACGGGGCGCAGTCGGCCAGGAACGTGAACCACTCGGCCAGCGCCGAGCTCAGGTTGTGCGGATGGAATACGGCGCACTCGACGGTCAGCGTCGCGAAGACCTCGTCCTCGAGGAGATGCACACGTACCGCCGACCCCATGGTCGGCTGGGCGGCGACGATGTCGGCGGCGCGCCGGCGGTCGGTGATGTCACCGGCGAGGCGCGCGAAGAACTCGAAGCGGGGTGCGTCGCTGCGCGGACTCAGCCACGACGAGACGGGCTTGGTGGGCAGGGCGATGTCGCCGTCGGCGTCGGTCTGGATACGGCAGCCGGTGAGGTCCTCGAGCGAGCCGACGAGCAAGGCCCGCAGATGGTCGGCGTCGAACGGCTGGACCGCGACCTCGATCTGGGGTTCGGGGCGCGCGGCAGGCGAATGGTCCAGGAACGCGGGGTGCACGACCTCCCAGACCTGCCGGAGCGTCAGCACCGTCGTGTGCGCGAGCTGATCGACGCGGCGCCGCCCGACTTCGAAGATGTGGGTTCCGTTGCGCAGACGTCGCCACCCGAGGGCGGCGAGGAGGTCGAGATGCTCGGCGAAGTACTCCGGCGTGGGATGCAGGTCGGTGTCCTCGATGGTGCAGCGCAGCCGGCGCGAACCGGTGACCGAGAATCGCATCGTCCCGTGCGGACCCTCCGGGATGGCGGGGTCCTGCTGGATCGTGAGGGTCTCGCCCAGCTCGAGATGCGACAGACGATCTCCGACGTGCAACGCGAACGTGCGCCACGCGTCGTCGATGTTCGAGTCCACGGTGAAGTCGGTCATCTCGACTCCCTTCCTCGTGCGCTGACGTGCATGCGCATTGTGCAGCGATGTCAGGATCGGGAGCACGCTCCACCGAGCTGTTCGACGGCCGGCCCCGAACCCGCCTTCGGACTTCAGGTTATGTGACTCGGCCGACAGACTTGGTCACTTGAACAGACCCGTCGACGAAGCCTTGCCCGAACCGTACCCCTAGGTCGGCGGCCCGGCTGACTCAGGCATCGGTTGTTAACCGACAAGAAGTACTTGTGTCCCCAGCCCGGGGGACACCCGTCTCACGGGCGGTTCTCAGACGCTCTGTCGTTGACGCCAGCTCAGGGTCACCGAGGTCCCGTGCGGTCCGCTGGTGACGTCGGATGCGTCGCAGAGTGCCGAGATCAGGGCGAGTCCGCGACCGCGGTACGGCGACGACGACGCATCTGTCTTCCACTGCCCCGTGTCGGTGACCCTGACCTCCAGGGACTCGTCGCGCGTCTTCCGCGCCCGGACATCGATGGCACCGGGCCGGGTGCCGGGCGATGGGGTGGCGTAGGCGTGCTCGGCCGCGTTGGCGACCGCCTCGTAGACCGCGAGGACGATGTCGCTGCGACGCTCGACGTCCACGCTGATCGTCGCGTCCAGCCACTGCGCGAACTGTTGCCGGAAGCGGTAGGCGGACTCGGGAGAGGCCGTGACCGAAAATGCGAGACCGGTCGCGTCCGTCCCGTCCGAGTCGCCGGGGTCTCGGTGAGCCGATGAGATCCGAACCATCTGTGACTAACCAGCCGGACGGTCGGCCAGCCCCTCTGTGGTGGTCATGGCCGTGATCGCATGGTTCAGCGTCGGGTAGAGCACCATCGTCTGGTCGAGGCCCATGATGGTGAGGGGGCGGGCGGTCGCCGGTCCGGCGGCCACGACTCCGAACATGCCGGTGGGTGCGATGGCCTCGTGTGCCGCGACGAGCGCCGCCATCCCGGCGGAGGCCAGGAACTCGGTGGTTGTCAGGTCGATGATCAGACCGTCGGGTTGTCCGCTCAGCGCCTGCGACACGGCGTCGGACAATTGCGGGGCGGTGAGCACGTCGATGCTGCCCTCCACGGTCAGGATCACCAGTTGCTCATGTGCTGCGGACACCACCGACATCAGCGCGCGTCCGGCACTCAGGCCACTGTCGTCGACGATCACAGCATCAGGATTCTCTGCCTGCATCGGGTGGCCCTCTCTACGGGGGACGGCGGCAGCCCGACTTGCGGCCCCGTCCCGGGAGATGTACGACGGCAGCTGCTCAACCGGTGATCCCATCGTGCCACGGCATGACGCCACGCCGGTACCGGGGTGCGCGAACGCCCTCGGCGGTTACTTTCCGAAGAGCCGGCCGAGGAAGGGGATGGTGTCGGCTTGCGACCGGACCAGCGTGCCGCTGTGGTCGCTCGGATAGGTCCGGAAGGTCACCGGCTGGCGGTTGGCGGTCAGCGTCGCCGCATAGGCCGCGGTGGTGGGATACGGCACGTCGGTGTCGAACAGGCCGTGGCCCATGAAAAATGGCTTGTCGAAACCCTTTTCGGGCATGCCCAGGTAATTCGCCAGGGTCGCGGAGAATCTCGGCAGACTGGTCAGCGGGGCGGTGAAGTAGTCGCCGAGCGAGACGCCCCGGAGCTGCTCCTCGAATTCGCCGACGCAGCGGGTCTCGGCGAGGGCCACATACTTCCGGCCGGTCGGCGTGAGGATGCGATCGATGCCGAGCTCGGGGTGTGCGTATCGGAGTCCGGCGAGGATGTAGCTGAGGTAAGCGGTCAGCGCCGGGGTGATCGCCACCGGCGGGACACCCGGACCCGCGATCTGGACCAGTCGTTCGATGTAGGCCGGCGTGCCGGTGCCGACGGCACCCCGGTAGTCGAGCTCTTCACCGCCGAACTCGGTCGCGTAGCGCGCGGTGTAGATGGCCGCGCCGCCGCCCTGTGACTGCCCGACCGCCGCCCAGGAGCGCGACAACCGTTGTGCGACAGGTCGAGTCGAGGAGAACTCCCGGCCCGCTCGCACCATGTCGACGACGTTGTGGGCCGTCGTGCGGCCGTCGAGGTAGGCGTGCAGACCCGGGGTGCCCAGGCCGGCGTAGTCGCTGGCCACGATGGCGTAGCCCTGCTGCATCCACTTGGCGAGGTACGGCAGGTCGCGCTCGGGCAGGCCCGGACCCCGGACCGAGGGGGCGCAGTCGTCGCCGATCCCCGACGTCCCGTGGGCCCACGAGATCACCGGCCAACCGCCCGGCGGTGCCGTCCCCCGTGGGGTGAACACGGTCCCGGTGCTGAGCGCCTTCTTGCCGAAAGCATCGGTCGTGACATAGGTCAGGACGGTGGCGTCGGCGGAGCCGGGCACCCAGAACTGCGGGGCGAGCGGCCTGGCGGAGACGACCGTGCCGACGTCGCCGAGGTTCGACGGCGAGGAGATCGCCGGGCCGGCGGCGAGGGTCCCGGCCGCTCCGGAACCGCCGATCGCGACCGCCGCACACACGGCCAGTGTCAGAACCTTGCGGTGCCATCGCGTCACGATCCACACCGTACTGCGAACGGGTTCCGGTCGTCGATTCCTCGCCTGTTCCGTTATCGCTCAGTTCCTTTCGGTGCGCCGGGAGCGGGACCGTCGGCCACGGCAATACCCTGGTTCGGACAAACCCGGCAGAGAGGTGTCACGGCATGGCGTTGCGGACGGTCGGGTTGCCGACCCCGGGGGAGATGAAACCGAGGTGGGCTGCGTACGCGGCACTGCTGGCCGTGCGGGGTGAACGCTGGGCGCAGGGGGCGCATGCGACCGCCCACGGGTGGCATTACGACGACGGCGGAGGCAACTGGGCCGACGTGGTGTTTGCCGGTTCCGGCCGCGCGGTGCTCGTCGGGCACGACCATGAGTACTCCGAGACGTATTTCCGCGAGGGGGCGACGTACTTCGGCGAGGAGGAGACCGACCTGCTCGCCGATGCGCCCGGCTGGTGGGAAGCGGCGATCGTGCCGTACCTCGACCGGCAGCGCACCGAGGGGATGTGGATCGGGTTCATCTACGGCTTCGACGGCCGGTGGATGCGGTCCGACTACGACGCCGATGACGGCTTCACCAGCATCGGTCTGCCGTTCACCGACGACGAGACAACCGGCGACGCACTCGTCGATCTACTCGGCAACTGGTTCGGCGAGCTGGGACTCACGTCGCGGGCCGGCCTCGGCACCAGGCTTCGGGCGATGGTCGCCGCCGGTGATGCGCCGACGGCGGCAGACCTGCGGCGGATACTCGGACCGGCGGCCGCGCACGCCGACATCGACGCGGCAGTGGCTGCGGCACAACGTTTCTGACGATGTCAGGTCCGTCGCGCCGCGCGTCCGTCACCGCGAGCGCAGTTCCCGCTTGAGCAGTTTGCCGCTCTGGTTGCGGGGGAGCTCGTCGACGAACCGCACCTTCTTCGGGACCTTGAACGGCGCGATCCGGGACCGGACGTGCTCGATCAGTTCCTGCTCGGTCACCGACCGGCCGTCCCGCACCACGACGACCGCGGTGATGGCCTCGATCCACTTCTCGTCCGGCTCGCCGATGACGGCCACCTCCGAGACCGCCTCGTGGGTGTAGATCGCGTCCTCCACCTCGCGGGAGGCGACCAGGATGCCGCCGGTGTTGATCACGTCCTTGATGCGGTCGACCACCGTGATGAAACCCTCGGCGTCGCGGGTGACGAGGTCGCCGGAGTGGAACCAGCCGTCACGGAACGCGTCCTCGGTGGCGGCCGGGTTCTCCCAGTAGCCGCGGCACAGTTGCGGCGAACGATAGAGGATCTCGCCGGCAACCCCGGGTTCGACGTCGTTGCCGTCGGAGTCGACGACCCGGGTCTCGACGAAGAACACCGGCCGACCGCACGAGGACGGCCGGTCCTCGTGCTCCTCCGGGCGCAGAACCGTTGCCAGCGGCCCGATCTCGGACTGCCCGAAGCAGTTGTAGAACTGCATGCCGGGGAACTGCTCGCGGAGCCGGTTCAGCACGGTCACCGGCATGATCGACGCGCCGTACTGGGCCTTGCGCAGCGAGGACAGATCTCTGGTCGCCAGGTCCGGGTGACCGGCGAGCGGAACCCAGACGGTCGGCGCGAGGAACAGCGACCCGATGCGGTCCGCCTCGACGCGACGCAGGATCTCCGGGATGTCCGGGGTCGCCATCAGCCGGACGGTCGCGCCCACGGAGAGGTACGGAAGCATGAAGACGTGCATCCCCGCCGAGTGGTAGAGCGGCATGGCGATCAGCGGGTTGTCATCCGCGGTGAAGTCGAGGGCGACCACCGACGACACGTACTCGCTGATGAGTGCCGCGTGGGACATCATGGCGCCCTTGGGCTTCGAGGTGGTTCCGGAGGTGTAGAGGAGCTGGGCGAGATCGTCGCCGTCGGCCGCCGAGGTGAACTGGCCGGCCGGGCTGGTCGCCGTCTCGAGAAGCGAATCGTCGGCGTCGCGCAGCGGGACGATCTCCTCGACCTCGGCGAGATCGCCGCGGATCTCGTCGATCCGTTCGGACAGGGCGGGGTCGACGAGGACGGCACGTGCGCCGGACTGCACGACGAGATAGCGGAGCTCCTCACCTCGCAGCGCGTAGTTGATCGGGACGTGGACGAGTCCCGCGCGGCAGCACGCCAGGAAACCGATGACATACGCGTCCGAGTTGGTGCCGTATGCCGCCACCCGGTCGCCCTGCTGCAGTCCGCGTGCCAGCAGCCCGGTGGCGGCAGCGGACACCGCGTCGTCGAGCTGTCGATAGGTGAAGGAACGGTCGTCGAAGACCAACGCGGTGCGGTCGGGATGCCGCGCCGCGGACCTGCGGAGGATGCCGTCGATGGTGTTGGCGGAAGAAGGTCGCGAAGCCATGCCGTCGACGATACTTGGATGCCCTAGTGAACCGTGGCGGATCCGCCCATCAGGGCCCGGGTGTGCCCGTCAGGGCCAGAAGATGGTGCCGTTCAGGAAGTCCTGGGCGAATCGGTTGCCGGTTCGGTACTCGCCGCCGAGCGGGACCCCGAAGTACCCGCCCGCTCCACCGGTCTCCTCCCACTTGCGCCGGATCTGGCCCCAGACGATCTGCGCGCCACCGGTTTTCGACCATGTGACCACACCGCCCTGGAAGTCGTTGCTCCGTCCGCTGCCCGACCGGTACTCGTTGCTGACCGGATAACCCAACGCACCGCGCTCGGCCCCGGCCTTCTGCCACCGGCTCCGGATCGCGCCGCCGACCTGGTGTGCCGTACCGCCGTCGGCGGCGGGGTGCCAGTAGAACGACGTGTCGCGTGAGAACACCTGGAATCTGCCACGCTTGGCTCCCGCGCGTTCGGGGCCGGTCGGGACGCCCCACTTGAAGAAGCCGCCCGTCGACGAGTAGGCCTCGCCGATCTTGCCGCCGACGAGGTGACCGTTGATGATCCGATCGGCCTGCGCACTCGGCGCGAGCATCACCAGCGACACCATCGTCGCCACGACCGCGACGCTCGCCACCCGCCGTCGGACGCGTCTGCGAACGGACTCCGGACGGAGGTCACGGGCGGGGCTCGGCGTCGACGTGGTGAGAGCAGACATGCGCGCGATGGTACGGACGTCCCACGACGCCTGCTGTTGGGCAGCTCACATCAGGGGTCTCACCGCAGGCGTCAGGGGCCCGCGGGAGCCTCGGGTGGGGGTGAGTTCTCCGTGGTGGTCGTGGTGGTCGTCTCCTCCGGGGCTTCCGCGGCGGGCGGCGCGGCATGAGTGGAGGGGTCCGGCGCCGGCGGATCCGTCGTCAGGGGGCCCGGCGCAGGCTGGTCGGGACCCGGGGCGGCGGGCGGTACGACGATCCAGTTCGCCGACCGGACGGTCACCGTCTTCGATGCGCCGACCGCCGTCAGCGTCAACGTCCACACCCCGGTGCTGGTGGTGGACCCGGACACCGAGGTGCGCTGTAGGGCCGAACCGGCGACCGACCGCGTCACGCCGTCGGTGCACGAGAGGGCGACCGTACCCGCCGAAGAGCTGCCGGGGGTCGTGCAGCCCACCGACAGCCCCGCGTCGTCGAAGCTGAAACTGCCGATGAATTCCCCCGAACCGCTGAACGAGGTCGGCGTCGCGGGGGCCTCGGCCGGGGCTTCCGGTGCCGGCGCGCCGGGGACGCCCGGCTCCGACCCGGGCTCGGGCGCCTCCGGACCCGGCGCCTCGTACCCGGGCGCCTCGGGGGCCGGGGCGTCGGAGGCGGGCACCGATTCATCCGGAGGCGGCGCGTCCGAGGCCGGTCCCGGGTTGCCCGGCGCGGCGGGCGTGACCGCGGAGTCCGATTCGGACGAGTCCGGTCCAGCGGAGTCCGGAGCCGCCGAGTCCGAGTCCGGTGCTCCTTCCGGCAGACCGCCGTGCTCCTCGGCCCGCTCCTCGAGGGCCGGGGCGGCCGCGGGGTTGCCCGGCGCGATCAGTCCGTTGTGCTCGGCGTCCTCCTCGGTGTCCGCCTCGAACGGCGTGTTCAGCGCGGCCGGGGTGGGCAGGGGACCCGACGGTGGCGGGAAGCGGCTGAGATCGAGCAGTCCGCCGAGCGGTTGCGAGAAGATCTGTCCGGTCAGGTAATTCAGCAGCTGGAGCGCGTCGCCGACCGGGGTGCCGGGGGCAGCCGGGACCGACGGCGCGGGCACGATGGTCGTCGACTTGCCGACCGCGGTGACGTTCTGGTTGTTGTACGCGATGCGGGTGACCGATCGACTCTTGTACCCCTCCCACGTCCGGC
The genomic region above belongs to Gordonia hongkongensis and contains:
- a CDS encoding acyl-CoA synthetase; its protein translation is MASRPSSANTIDGILRRSAARHPDRTALVFDDRSFTYRQLDDAVSAAATGLLARGLQQGDRVAAYGTNSDAYVIGFLACCRAGLVHVPINYALRGEELRYLVVQSGARAVLVDPALSERIDEIRGDLAEVEEIVPLRDADDSLLETATSPAGQFTSAADGDDLAQLLYTSGTTSKPKGAMMSHAALISEYVSSVVALDFTADDNPLIAMPLYHSAGMHVFMLPYLSVGATVRLMATPDIPEILRRVEADRIGSLFLAPTVWVPLAGHPDLATRDLSSLRKAQYGASIMPVTVLNRLREQFPGMQFYNCFGQSEIGPLATVLRPEEHEDRPSSCGRPVFFVETRVVDSDGNDVEPGVAGEILYRSPQLCRGYWENPAATEDAFRDGWFHSGDLVTRDAEGFITVVDRIKDVINTGGILVASREVEDAIYTHEAVSEVAVIGEPDEKWIEAITAVVVVRDGRSVTEQELIEHVRSRIAPFKVPKKVRFVDELPRNQSGKLLKRELRSR
- a CDS encoding TY-Chap domain-containing protein translates to MTDFTVDSNIDDAWRTFALHVGDRLSHLELGETLTIQQDPAIPEGPHGTMRFSVTGSRRLRCTIEDTDLHPTPEYFAEHLDLLAALGWRRLRNGTHIFEVGRRRVDQLAHTTVLTLRQVWEVVHPAFLDHSPAARPEPQIEVAVQPFDADHLRALLVGSLEDLTGCRIQTDADGDIALPTKPVSSWLSPRSDAPRFEFFARLAGDITDRRRAADIVAAQPTMGSAVRVHLLEDEVFATLTVECAVFHPHNLSSALAEWFTFLADCAPSVIAKVGEDAPLTARNDGRFPDALQTLLELDPDGRSLSAREVAKICRYSQADILSYINTSEEQHLTWRRSAVDAAAASDPAEADACRHEAEAWKATTHNLRAALRVVVLSDDDAADRSSPAK
- a CDS encoding DUF6777 domain-containing protein yields the protein MTYPPGPPTHPSTPYGAIPPQPDGRRALTLVLSAVVVVLALVLAAGIVFVVKARDGDIYVPGLTLTAANDPGIDPFTDPVLVSGAGDLPANVALTGTAGAADLGGRAVNGTDAGLYAAGDTAACDTAALSNRLLADPPAARAWAGVYGIGTADIPHYLNTLTPVVLTTDTWVTNHSYTSGRAVPFQSVLQRGTAVYVDSAGVPRAMCSCGNPLAPPAAAPLGGYRLEGRTWEGYKSRSVTRIAYNNQNVTAVGKSTTIVPAPSVPAAPGTPVGDALQLLNYLTGQIFSQPLGGLLDLSRFPPPSGPLPTPAALNTPFEADTEEDAEHNGLIAPGNPAAAPALEERAEEHGGLPEGAPDSDSAAPDSAGPDSSESDSAVTPAAPGNPGPASDAPPPDESVPASDAPAPEAPGYEAPGPEAPEPGSEPGVPGAPAPEAPAEAPATPTSFSGSGEFIGSFSFDDAGLSVGCTTPGSSSAGTVALSCTDGVTRSVAGSALQRTSVSGSTTSTGVWTLTLTAVGASKTVTVRSANWIVVPPAAPGPDQPAPGPLTTDPPAPDPSTHAAPPAAEAPEETTTTTTTENSPPPEAPAGP
- a CDS encoding lipase family protein yields the protein MTRWHRKVLTLAVCAAVAIGGSGAAGTLAAGPAISSPSNLGDVGTVVSARPLAPQFWVPGSADATVLTYVTTDAFGKKALSTGTVFTPRGTAPPGGWPVISWAHGTSGIGDDCAPSVRGPGLPERDLPYLAKWMQQGYAIVASDYAGLGTPGLHAYLDGRTTAHNVVDMVRAGREFSSTRPVAQRLSRSWAAVGQSQGGGAAIYTARYATEFGGEELDYRGAVGTGTPAYIERLVQIAGPGVPPVAITPALTAYLSYILAGLRYAHPELGIDRILTPTGRKYVALAETRCVGEFEEQLRGVSLGDYFTAPLTSLPRFSATLANYLGMPEKGFDKPFFMGHGLFDTDVPYPTTAAYAATLTANRQPVTFRTYPSDHSGTLVRSQADTIPFLGRLFGK
- a CDS encoding LGFP repeat-containing protein — its product is MSALTTSTPSPARDLRPESVRRRVRRRVASVAVVATMVSLVMLAPSAQADRIINGHLVGGKIGEAYSSTGGFFKWGVPTGPERAGAKRGRFQVFSRDTSFYWHPAADGGTAHQVGGAIRSRWQKAGAERGALGYPVSNEYRSGSGRSNDFQGGVVTWSKTGGAQIVWGQIRRKWEETGGAGGYFGVPLGGEYRTGNRFAQDFLNGTIFWP
- a CDS encoding ATP-binding protein yields the protein MVRISSAHRDPGDSDGTDATGLAFSVTASPESAYRFRQQFAQWLDATISVDVERRSDIVLAVYEAVANAAEHAYATPSPGTRPGAIDVRARKTRDESLEVRVTDTGQWKTDASSSPYRGRGLALISALCDASDVTSGPHGTSVTLSWRQRQSV
- a CDS encoding STAS domain-containing protein yields the protein MQAENPDAVIVDDSGLSAGRALMSVVSAAHEQLVILTVEGSIDVLTAPQLSDAVSQALSGQPDGLIIDLTTTEFLASAGMAALVAAHEAIAPTGMFGVVAAGPATARPLTIMGLDQTMVLYPTLNHAITAMTTTEGLADRPAG